Part of the Candoia aspera isolate rCanAsp1 chromosome 1, rCanAsp1.hap2, whole genome shotgun sequence genome, AGGACACGTCCTCAATGAACATTACGCAGGGCGTCTTCCAGCCGGGGCAAGGAGGCTCTGTGGACCAGCCCACAGAAAGCTCGACGTGACGGCAAAACGACGGCAGTGGACGCTCAAGGACGGGGATCTTTTTTGTCACGATTCCCGGGTGGACGCAGCTAATTCGGGGTAACTTCCGAGTCAACCACGGAAGAGGAGCCCTACAATAACAGCCCCTCTCAGTTGGGTTCTCACCGGTAATGGCCCCGAAGCGCCCCGCAAGCCAGGTCTTACGGACACAGTTCGTGCCCTCCGGAATGTCCCAGTACCCGCTCATGTTGACACCAACAGCGGCGACTGGCGTAAGTATCGCGAGGCCTCACCAAGGACACTAGGAGCTGGGTCTCGCGAGAGCGTGACCCTGAGTTACACGAGGGCCAATTACAACTCGAGGCTCCTAAGGACCGGGCGGGATTAGGGGAAGGTAGGCGTGGCCTCACTGACCATCGGGGCGGGGCTTCTTCCGTCGGAGAAGAGTTGATTGGCTTGTGGGTATGGCTTAGCGTGCTTTCCATTGGTAGATGCTTGGGCGGTAAAGCGGCATAATGCCGCGCgtgctttctttctcctcctctcgcCTGCTTACTTGGACCGGTTGGTGCAGGACGTTGTAAAGGCCGCGCTTTACCGGCCCAATTTGGCTGTCACGCGTGGAACCTCAAACCTGACACAGCTTTCCGTCAGGCGGCTCTAACCGGAGGTGTAGCCCAACTTGTCATTCTCTCAGGACCCATTAGTGTGGCCTCGCTTCTGATTGGTCAACCCGAGTGAAGGGCGCGGCAAGGTTCCCTTTGTGGTGGGTGTGATCTGCGTTCCCATTGGCTACGATGCGCGGGCAGTGGGCGGGGCGTCCCCGGGCGTCGTCGTCGTCCATGATGTCTTCATCTTCGCCGCCGACGCCGGTCCAGATTCGCGAGGCTAACGCGCACCTGGCAGCGCTGCACGGACGGGTTGCAGAATTGGAGCGACGGTTGGCAGCTGCGGAGCGCACGGTGCACGGCCAGGCTGAGAGTCTCATCCGGAAGGATGCCGAGATGCGCCAGGCGGTGCTCGGGCTTCGGGAGGGCAAAGACAGGTACAGACCTCGAGCAGGACTAGCACCTTCATTAGAGTGGCTTTGCAGTTAGTGAAAGAATTAGAAGCGGAATTTGGATCAAGAGGACTGAAatttaagttttcttttaaatataaaaccAAAAACCGTATTGTTTGGCTGTccgatttttcttagttttttaaaGTGCTGAGATTTTTAGAGAACTCGTTGGTGCTATAGGTCCGCTGTGCTTACTCTGACTGGCATTTACTTTTTTTGGACGTGGGGCTATCTTTATATGAAGTTGGGCCTCTGTATACTGCTAAGCTTTGGCCCTCGTGGAGGCTGCAAACTATACTTTTTGGGCTTTTCCCCTCACTCACTCTTGCTAAACAATTTGTCATTATTTCTCAGCATTAGGAAATAAAACTTATTGGACAGCTAAAGCAAATATCAGTTTACTAAATTTCATGGTGGGACATAGCTATCCCACATGGAACTTCAGGAACAGATTAACAGGAAAAGATGGCAGATTGAGGCTGGGAGCAGCTATGGTTATGAAAGGGCTATCAGTAGCTTTTCCTGTTGAATAAGCGGTTGCGTAATTGTTCCAGTATGCTTCAGGCAGGCTGGAAAATTTACCAGCAGGTAGAAATCCTTTGAAACATGTTATCACAGGAGGCCCCAAGGGCAGCTCTGCTTGCAAGCCTGTCTAATTGCATCTTGCAACTTTCATACAATCATCCCATTCCAAATGAATACTTTCACCTCTAACTTATTAGCATGGCTCAGTCTTAGGAAACAGAATTTACTGGTCCTTTCCAccatcatccatttttttttccttccaaagggaAATTGCCATATTGGAGGAGAAGCTGCAGTCTTCTGAACAGCATGCCCAAAAACTGTTAAATGTGATCCAGGAAAAAGACAGTTTGATAATGCAACTGAGGCACAGGAGCCGCTTGCTGACCAAGATCTGCCGTAGCCGTCCAGTCCTGGACAATCTCCTGGCATACATGGCTGAAGGGGAGCAGCTGAGTCCTGTCCTTGGTGCACAAAGTGACAGCAACTCACCAGATCACAGCCTGTCATTGGAGACAAACTGTATTCCAGATCTTGATTTGGACACTAAAGACTTTTCACTTGGGGATGATGAACAGGATTCAGACAAGACTTTGTTTGGGACAACAGTGTAAATGGACAAGATTCTTGGGTCCCATATCTGACGCCTGTTTTAGATAATTTCTCTTTTGAGTAGGGTAATACCACTTTTTTTTTACCCTGACCTGCTTAAGCTGGGTTGACAGTTAAAATGACTGTTTTTAAACCAGCACTTCAATAATAATTTCGTGTATCAGCAGACTTTTTTTTATGTGTGGCTTAGGAATTATGCCTTTTTTTTCTGCACCCCCTTAATTGGATGTAGGGTAGCTGAATCTCTAGGACAAATTATGACAGTCCCAGCATCTTCCAATGTTGGTTATGTTTCCAgttttgggagttgtagtttggcAACAACTGGAGCACCCCAGGTTGCCTAGTCCCGCTCTAAGAGAAGCAGGTGTCTAAAGGGAAGTTGCTAACTTAATTAACATTACTCTAAATAATGTTGCCAtcactgctctctctctctcaatatttTTACTGCTATGTCCAGCCAAAGCCAGCAGCAGTCTCTTTGGGAGTAGAACAGGACCAGAATGGGTTCACACTGCAAGGAAGGAATTCAAATTAGggttagacatcaggaggaatttTCTGTTATGAGCTGTCAGCTAGTGGAACAAATTGTAATATAACTTGGTAAGTTCTCCTTCGCTAAAGGAGATGCTCTAgtgaatcctgcactgagcaggggttgtACTAGATGACCTCTCTGGTTCCTTCTAATTCTGTGATTGTATAATTTGGGCTTTGCGTGTGCCAGATGGGCTTTTAGTTTAGAATATAAAATGCATGGGGGTCGCAAATCATGCCTTTGTTGATAAACTTGGAAAGAAGTTTCCCATACTTAGAATGATGGAAAGAAGAATGTTCCTTAGATACtagtatctattttttttttaagagccaTGGTTAAAACTTGAATCCTGGAGTCCAGTCCTGCAAGTATTCTTCATTTGTACTGAAATGTACATATAAAACTTTACTTCCTTTCATTGGGGAGCTTCATCTCCCTTCAAGACTTAGCCCTTAACAATCTTACTGGAGTATAAACTGGGGAGTGCATCTAATGAACCTTCAGCTCTGAGGTGTGATTTATGTCCATCTTTAAGCTggataggcatttttttttaggAGGGGCAAAATCACAGAGAAATAGGAAACTTCCTTTTTGGCCTGTTTGGCTAACCCATGAGAATGAGCAGAGAATTTCAGCTTCTGGTACCACCTCTGTTTGCTTGAGCAGGAAAAGGAATACAGCCATCTTTTATTTATGGTGTTAGGGGTTGTTAGCTCTTCTCCATGGTtgtctcttaaaaaaaaaggaagcagtgaGTGTGAGAGCTATTAAACAGTGGACCAGGTTGCCTCCTGGAATcatgggggctccatcactggagattttcagacaaaggttggacagccatttgtctgggatggtctgaggattcctggcCTGGGAAGGGGGTTAGATCAGAAGATCCCAAGCTTCCTTCCAATCCTATGAGTCAGTCAGGAGAGATCAAACCCTATGATTAGCTTCTCAGTGGTGGAAAAAgactggttgtttttttttaacactagCAATTTTGTGTCAAAAAATACTATCATAAGTGTGCTAAAAATGCTGAGAAGTTCTGTTGAATTAACTTGGATCCGTTTCCTAGCAAAAATCTGGAAGTTGCTTCAGTGCAGTTGTTTTCCTTGCCTGCCTTCTTGGCCAAGCCTATTGGTATTGTTCAAAATATAGGATGCGTGCAACCAATAGGCTTTTTTTCAGAACTGACTGAACAAGCATGCAGGGCTGCTACAAAAGCTGTGAATAGACAGGCAGGGTGGCCATGATTATTACTGGCCTGGGGGTGGGGAAATGGGGAGATTGTCGTTTGTTTTGATTCTATTCTAATAGGCAGTAGACAATGTTGCATGGAGGCTCAGTTCACATGACAAACAGAACTATCAGCCTTTGTTAAACTTTGGAAGTATTTTACCCCTGTCGTGCGGGGCTCTTGAACCCCCCCGTTTCAGGATTACCTGGGCATTCAGACCTGAAACATACGCCATCGTAGATCATTGAAAATGGTGGCTGTTTTGGGTTGGAGCACCATGGTAAGTCTGAAACCTTCATTAACCAGCTCCAGAAGGCAGGGGTACAATGGCTAGCTGGCTGAGTTTTATAATTCAGTGTctcatgtgaatccagccaaaccTTGGGGTACTTAATCCACTTTAAAATTATATTCAGTAAAATGCTGTGCAATTGGCAGGCAACAAAACGTTACATTAGAGAGATTCCTGTATACAGCTCCAGTCAGCTATGACCTCTTCTACAATACAGTAGCCCATTTTTATACATATTTCTAAACCCGTCAAGTGTGCTGATACCTCTCTCATGTCTGGGAGCTGCTGTCTGTGCTACAGAGGCAGTAgcagccacttccaaatgttagaAGTAGAAGGGCTCCGTAAGATGTTGAACCTTTCAATACGCCAACTCCTTTTCAGCCGGAGATCACTTAATAATTTCAATGTTTtaaggcggtgtttctcaaccttggcgactttaagatgtgtggatttcaactcccagctgggtggggaattctgggagtcgaagcccacacaacttaaagttgccaaggttgagaaacacggtgtTAAGGGACCTTGAGCTATAGAGGAAAGTAACGGAGAAGCAAAATCCGATGGTTTAGGCCATAGGGAGGTGGGCGGGGGTTCTGTTCCAGAGGAAAGTAGAAATGTGCCAAGGGAGCCATTCTGGTGGAGTTCACAGAATTCCACCAACCTAAACAGCCATGAAACTGCCTTGGTGTCCTCTTGATCCCATCTTAGCCATGTAACTTTTGAAATGGCAGATGTTGTGATAACAGCAGCGTGATTTCCAAAGATCCTGCTTTTTGTTTCATCTTAATTCCAGTCTTCCCCAATCTTGTCTGCCCAGATGGGTTGAGTGAACTCTTGTGATCTCCACCTTGGGGAAGCTGCAGATTTTCCACTGGCATTTTGGCAACCCTTTGCTCTGTAACTTACTGTATTTCTGTGCAACAAATAATTAGTCTCTTGAATGAGTGATCGCAGTCCGAAGCACTCTTACAGGGAACCAGTGAAACTAATTTCTGAATATACATGTATAggattggtttgttttatttaatgccTGTTACCTTCATTCTGAGTCATGGTAGTTCTCTACTGACAACTGAAGCACCAGTTAAGTGCCTATGGGGATTTTGTTACACTAGGTCCTCAATCTATTTTTTCTTGTTGGaagcaaaataatattaaaaaaatattttggtataCTTGATCTGTACTGTATTCTGGTGTTTTTCTCactgctttttaaatgtttgcttgttttacgTGAGTTTTCACTAAGATATAAGACTAGACTGATTCCTAGCAGGAATACCAGAACTTTTCAAAactgcctgattttatgaccattcttACATTGTTCTAAACTATGATTTGCTTATGGTTTATGGAATTACACTaacattggctgggtttgcacaacagtAAATCAGCTTGGCAACCCATAATATTTGGGTATATGCAATATTATAAGTCAAATTACTGCCTTGGCATGATGTCTGAAGTctttgagagccactttggtttagtggtgaaggcaccaggctagaaactcaTGGAAAGCCCATGAGtcctagttccaccttaggcatgaagccagatggatgaccttgggccagcctctctctcagccctaggaagaaggcaatggcaaaccacttctgaaaaaccttgccaagaagaagTCTTTAAAACAATTCCCAAGTTTGGGGTAAAAGCCTTATCTCTCTAAGCCAAAATTGCTTCTCCTAGACATTTCTATTGTAGACATTTTGGGGAGAGCATGAAGTGCTGCTTATAAAAAAGTGAGTGATGTAGTAGTTACTTCAGTATGGGACCAGGAGACAGAGATTTAAGTTCATACTCAACTAGGGAGACTCATTCTGTGACTTTGCTCCCACACATGCTTGTCATGAGAATAATGTAGACTGATGGAGTTTAAACTATGGGCTATACTATCTTTGATAGTTTTCAAAGAGCGTTAAACAAATTCAAAGATGAGACAAAGTTTATTGCTCATGACTAAATTTAAACCCCACCTACAGGAACAGTCTAACCCCTAAATATAAGTTGAGAAGGAAAAATAGAGGAAATATTAGTTGAATATCatgactctttttaaaaaagctgtttgATCAGTTGCTATGATGTGAACCTCTTTCCCAAGAAAGAAATTTCTCAGAATTCTGAGAGCTCGGAGTCATTGATTTAACACAGagttaaataaatagtttttaactgttgttagccacTCAGAATCATgactttgagatgggcagccatataaattgaaataacttTCAGAATGTTGAAGAGCCCTGGGGCATAATGGTGAAGGAGCTGAACTAAGAGCAGGAGATTCATTTCAGATCCACATCTATGTTGATCCTGCTTGTTCTCATGGCATTTGCTAGTATTGAACACAGATCCTCCTGGACTGTCTTTGTGAGTTGTGGATTGGAGGCCCGTTTCTATGGTGCTTCCAGTACTACCTGTAGGGAAAATCTTAAAGCGTAAAACAGGGTGAGACTTTATGGACTGTGGCAGCGGGGCTGCTAGGTCATGGCTGTCGTTGGAGGCTGCATTGACTTGCTTGACCAGCTGGCTGGGTTTCCAACCTCACACTTAGGTTCAGGGAATGCACTCCCTCCGGTTTCCCCTGTGCTTGGTCTGGAGCCACAGCTAGTGCAGGATGCAATGATCGGATTGCTTGGCTGTGTACATGATACAACCCTGCTGGAGCCACTGCTCTGGGTGCCAGATGCCTACCAAATCAGGTGTTGCTTATGACACATTAGGCTCTAGTTGACTTGATCTTACGCATTATCTTGCCTAATTAAGTTTGTTCTCGCCTTCCTTTCTGGGATTAATCCCGTCTTTATTTCTCCAGTATTTTGCTCATTGTGGAGCAAAACACTTGGAAACATCAGATTCATGACCTCCCAGTCCCAAAGAACTCTCTATTCCTTTCTTTGCTATAAATTgtaaatttgttaaatatttatttagttatcaatcaaattttgtcactgcccatctccccccacaagagggtCTCTGGGCGGTTACAGATGACATTATCTTTGTCTATATAACATTAACCTGgattgttcatttttgctttataCTGTTGTAATGAGTTTTTCTAAATATTCATTCCTTTGGGCTCCCAAAACggcactatctttttttttcaaatggttgTATTTTATCCTCAACTTTTGGCACCACCTGCCGTTTCTTACAGTCCTACTTTTCTTACAATCTATTCATTGTAGAAGTTAAACTTTGCAAATGtttctgaactacaattcccagaatcctttgtTATTTGCCATCCTGGTGAGGCTGGGACTGCTGGGAGTTGTGGTTGGTTCAGCAACATCCGTACAGGCGCATATTATTTGAGTCTGACGAAGTGCTATGTAGGTCAAAATATAGTATAGGCAATGGTAGAATAACATTAGAAATAATGaggcagctttctccaactttCTAATTCCTAGATGTGTTGGGATCAgaactcccagaagtcccatttttagagaattctgggagttcttgTTGCAAAACACCAGGGTGGGAAAGGTTGCTCCAGAAAACAGGATCTGCTGGACTGTCAATGAAAAACAGCAACCGAAAACAGTCCTGCCTCTGCGCATGGTGAAATTAAAATATCTGGGCACAAAAGTAGTCATTTTGGCCAACAATTGCTAATTTATGTAGGTGACAGTCCTCACAATTAGACAACAAAGGAAGATCTTGAGATGCTTCCAGCCAAACCTTTCCTTCTAATGCAGGGCTGTGTTATGTCTTTTTTCAGCAGCTCCAGGCTAAGACCAGACATTGCATTGCAGCCTGCTGGCCCCTCCTGCCACCTTCCTAATCTGCCTGTCTCACTTCCGTTGAGAGCTTTCCAGCCACACAGAGCTTTCCCTTGGCGAGGCCCTCCTGACAACGGAGCAGACGATTGCTATAGAGACAGGGAACAGCTCAAGCCAAGCCAACACAACAGTCAAACTAGGATCCCAGGTTGGTgagaaaaagcaaacaagcaagccgCATTTACAGGTAGGAATTGAACACTGCTGAAAAAACACAGCAGAGTCTGCTTT contains:
- the VMAC gene encoding vimentin-type intermediate filament-associated coiled-coil protein — its product is MMSSSSPPTPVQIREANAHLAALHGRVAELERRLAAAERTVHGQAESLIRKDAEMRQAVLGLREGKDREIAILEEKLQSSEQHAQKLLNVIQEKDSLIMQLRHRSRLLTKICRSRPVLDNLLAYMAEGEQLSPVLGAQSDSNSPDHSLSLETNCIPDLDLDTKDFSLGDDEQDSDKTLFGTTV